A single window of Ignavibacteriota bacterium DNA harbors:
- the dsbD gene encoding protein-disulfide reductase DsbD — protein MKNLKYYFTFVFFFTVIINVYPQFGFKNVEILKTETYISFNKIQPGGEFKLAVKLNIDKQWHINSDKPNEDFLIPTELKIKSESNIEIGKIIYPKSKEINLEISDKPISVFEGEVYIGTVLKVPQNAELGVKKIIVELSYQGCNNSTCMAPNSIIDTVNIVVVDKSVQIGETNSEVFDKINLKYSNINSQKDESSLTNKLENSGLFLTLLIVFLGGLALNLTPCVYPLIPITIGFFGGQSEGKSSKLFLMGLLYVLGMALTYSVVGVITALSGAVFGTLLQNPIVISVIVLIFIVLSLSMFGVYEFKLPDSLVAKAGGSKSGMYGAFFMGLTMGIVAAPCIGPFVIGLVTYVAAKGDPFYGFLLFFVMAVGLGLPYLILALFSGKIKNLPRAGFWMDAVKHIFGFILLGMAIYFAEPLLPKEISKYILPIFMVIAGIILFFLDKEANKILGFKIFKIIFSLFLIVLAGYLLYPTEKQSLNWEYYSEDNYQNALKNKEKIIIDFYADWCIPCKELDALTFADKKVIDASETFKAFKVDMTKTLSDETEILRKKFEIRGMPTVLIFDSNGNEVERITGFLNAEEFLKKIETIK, from the coding sequence ATGAAAAATTTAAAATATTATTTTACGTTTGTATTTTTTTTCACTGTAATTATAAATGTTTATCCTCAGTTTGGATTTAAAAACGTTGAAATTTTAAAAACTGAAACTTATATATCCTTCAATAAAATTCAGCCCGGCGGAGAATTTAAACTTGCGGTTAAATTAAACATTGATAAACAATGGCATATAAATTCAGATAAACCTAATGAAGATTTTTTAATTCCCACCGAACTTAAAATAAAATCAGAATCTAATATTGAAATTGGTAAAATAATTTATCCTAAATCCAAAGAAATAAATTTGGAAATTTCAGATAAACCAATTTCGGTATTTGAAGGTGAAGTTTATATCGGCACTGTTTTAAAAGTACCTCAAAATGCTGAACTTGGAGTTAAAAAAATTATAGTCGAGCTTTCATATCAAGGATGTAATAACTCAACTTGTATGGCTCCAAATTCAATTATAGATACGGTGAATATAGTAGTTGTTGATAAATCCGTGCAGATTGGTGAAACAAATTCAGAAGTTTTCGACAAAATTAATCTTAAGTATTCCAATATTAATAGTCAAAAAGATGAAAGTTCTTTAACAAATAAATTGGAAAACAGCGGTCTTTTCCTAACGCTGTTGATAGTTTTTCTCGGCGGATTAGCATTAAATTTGACACCATGTGTTTATCCTTTAATTCCAATAACAATTGGATTTTTCGGCGGACAAAGTGAAGGGAAAAGCTCAAAGTTGTTTTTAATGGGATTATTATATGTTCTTGGAATGGCATTAACATATTCCGTTGTTGGAGTTATAACGGCGTTAAGCGGTGCTGTTTTCGGAACGCTTTTACAAAATCCGATTGTTATTTCTGTTATTGTTTTAATTTTTATTGTTCTTTCTTTAAGCATGTTCGGAGTTTATGAATTCAAATTACCCGATTCGCTTGTAGCAAAAGCCGGCGGTTCAAAATCGGGAATGTATGGCGCTTTTTTTATGGGATTAACGATGGGAATTGTTGCCGCTCCTTGCATAGGACCATTTGTAATTGGATTGGTAACTTACGTTGCGGCAAAAGGCGACCCGTTTTATGGATTTTTACTATTTTTTGTTATGGCTGTTGGATTAGGACTGCCATATTTAATATTGGCATTGTTTTCCGGTAAAATTAAAAATTTGCCTCGCGCAGGATTTTGGATGGATGCGGTAAAACATATATTTGGCTTTATTTTACTTGGAATGGCTATATATTTTGCGGAACCTTTGTTACCTAAAGAAATATCAAAATATATTCTTCCTATTTTTATGGTCATAGCCGGTATAATCTTATTTTTCCTTGATAAGGAAGCAAATAAAATTCTTGGATTTAAAATATTCAAAATAATTTTCAGCTTATTCTTAATTGTTTTAGCCGGTTATTTATTGTATCCAACCGAAAAACAATCTTTAAATTGGGAATATTATTCCGAAGATAATTATCAAAATGCTTTAAAAAATAAAGAAAAAATTATAATTGACTTTTATGCCGATTGGTGCATTCCCTGCAAAGAATTGGATGCTTTAACTTTTGCAGATAAAAAAGTTATTGATGCTTCAGAAACTTTTAAGGCTTTTAAAGTTGATATGACCAAAACATTGTCGGATGAAACTGAAATATTAAGAAAGAAATTTGAAATTAGAGGCATGCCGACGGTGTTAATTTTCGATTCGAATGGAAATGAAGTCGAACGAATTACGGGTTTTTTAAATGCTGAAGAATTTCTAAAAAAAATTGAGACCATAAAATAA
- a CDS encoding NAD+ synthase — protein MKIGLCQINSIIGNIDFNKSKILEGYKKGKELGVDLVICPELSLCGYPPQDLIEKEEFRDAVMKAALEITEQTNEVGLIFGSITEEFDFVGTGLYNSAILSFEGKIQFVQNKTLLPNYDVFDEVRYFESAKDVHIFNFKGERLGISICEDIWNDADYWKHRLYEKDPVQRLVDKGSTILINISASPYHYGRREERKEMLSVLTKTNKLPLAYVSCVGGQTDLIFDGASLCFDKDGRLVKIGKTFEEDFMVYDTNEVYSEIKNIEGTYGEEVINSLVLGLKDYASKSGFKKALVGLSGGIDSALVTCLAVKAFGRENVHVVMMPSEFSSEGSVKDSEKLIQNLGITSEIISISSLFNEFKNVLTNSFQNKKPDVTEENIQSRIRGLLLMALSNKFGYLLCTTGNKSEMAVGYATLYGDMNGAIGVIADVYKTEVYEIANFINKNEEIIPNEIIVKAPSAELSPNQKDTDSLPPYELLDKILELYLEEYKEWKAISEIIGDEKLVKKILNLVDRNEFKRKQAAPALRVTKKAFGYGRRFPIVQGWRN, from the coding sequence ATGAAGATTGGTCTCTGCCAAATAAATTCAATTATTGGAAATATTGATTTTAACAAATCAAAAATATTAGAAGGTTATAAAAAAGGAAAGGAATTAGGAGTTGATTTAGTTATTTGTCCGGAATTATCTTTATGCGGTTATCCGCCGCAGGATTTAATTGAAAAGGAAGAATTTAGAGATGCAGTAATGAAAGCGGCTTTGGAAATTACCGAACAGACAAACGAAGTTGGATTGATATTCGGTTCAATTACGGAAGAATTCGATTTTGTTGGAACGGGTTTGTACAATTCCGCAATATTAAGCTTTGAAGGAAAAATACAATTTGTGCAGAATAAAACTCTGCTTCCAAATTATGATGTATTTGATGAAGTGAGATATTTTGAATCCGCTAAGGATGTTCACATATTTAATTTCAAAGGAGAGCGGTTAGGAATTTCTATTTGCGAAGATATTTGGAACGATGCCGATTATTGGAAACACCGGCTATATGAAAAAGATCCTGTGCAGCGACTTGTTGATAAAGGCTCTACAATTTTAATCAACATTTCCGCAAGTCCTTATCATTACGGCAGAAGAGAAGAAAGAAAAGAAATGCTTTCAGTTCTTACAAAAACAAATAAACTTCCATTGGCTTATGTTTCTTGTGTGGGCGGACAAACAGACTTAATTTTTGACGGTGCAAGTTTATGTTTTGATAAGGACGGCAGATTGGTAAAAATAGGTAAAACATTTGAAGAGGATTTTATGGTTTATGATACAAATGAAGTTTATTCAGAAATTAAAAATATTGAAGGAACTTACGGTGAAGAAGTAATAAATTCTTTGGTTTTAGGCTTGAAAGATTATGCGTCAAAATCGGGTTTTAAAAAAGCGCTGGTTGGATTAAGCGGAGGAATTGATTCGGCTTTAGTTACGTGTTTAGCCGTAAAAGCTTTTGGAAGGGAAAATGTTCACGTTGTTATGATGCCTTCTGAATTTTCAAGTGAAGGCAGTGTTAAAGATTCTGAGAAACTTATACAAAATCTCGGCATCACATCTGAAATAATTTCAATAAGTTCTTTGTTTAATGAGTTTAAAAATGTTTTAACTAATTCGTTCCAAAATAAAAAGCCGGATGTAACAGAAGAAAATATTCAATCAAGAATAAGAGGGTTGCTGCTAATGGCGTTATCCAATAAATTCGGATATTTACTTTGTACAACAGGAAACAAATCGGAAATGGCGGTCGGATACGCGACATTATATGGTGATATGAACGGCGCAATTGGAGTTATTGCCGACGTATACAAAACTGAAGTTTATGAAATCGCAAACTTTATAAATAAAAATGAAGAAATTATTCCGAATGAAATAATTGTGAAAGCGCCTTCAGCTGAATTAAGTCCTAACCAAAAAGACACAGATTCACTTCCGCCATATGAACTGCTGGATAAAATTCTTGAATTATATCTTGAAGAATATAAAGAATGGAAAGCGATTTCCGAAATTATTGGCGATGAAAAATTAGTTAAGAAAATTTTAAATCTCGTTGACAGGAATGAATTTAAAAGAAAACAAGCTGCTCCAGCCTTGCGTGTTACAAAAAAGGCTTTCGGTTATGGACGAAGATTCCCGATTGTTCAAGGGTGGCGAAATTAG
- a CDS encoding 2-oxoacid:acceptor oxidoreductase subunit alpha, with protein MSDIKEKIEKHIDEVTVRFAGDSGDGMQLTGTQFSDTTAVVGNDLSTLPDYPAEIRAPAGTLYGVSGFQLHFSSEEIHTPGDIPDVLVAMNPAALKKNLPEIKRNGLIIVNSDAFDKKNLKLAEFETNPLEDNSLDGYEVMDIPITSLTFSALEESPLSQKEKSRCKNFFALGLMYWLYNRPIEQTINWIEAKFKNNPDFIDANKKALMAGYNFGDITERFTTRYTIEPAKLKSGIYRNISGNEATALGFVVAAEKAGLPLFLGSYPITPASDILQYLSKYKEFGVKTFQAEDEISGIASAIGAAFGGSLAITTTSGPGLALKTEATGLAVMTELPLVIVNVQRGGPSTGLPTKTEQADLLQALYGRNGEAPVAVLAASTPSDCFDMSIEASRLALTFMSPVILLTDGYLANGSEPWKIPSVDSIPEIPVKFYTDAENFEPYSRDENLVRPWAIPGTPGLEHRIGGLEKANITGNVSYDPDNHFEMIKIREQKIKNMSKSIPDLEIEGDEDADLIVIGWGGTYGAIKEAVSHSRKKGFKVAQAHFKYINPMPKNTEQVLRSYKNILLPEINLGQFAKVLKSEFLIPIIQFNIVRGLPFRVSDIENKIKEVLGGNNE; from the coding sequence ATGTCAGATATAAAAGAAAAAATTGAAAAACATATTGATGAAGTTACGGTTCGTTTTGCCGGAGATTCAGGCGATGGAATGCAGCTTACCGGAACTCAGTTTAGTGATACAACAGCGGTAGTTGGTAATGATCTTAGTACATTACCCGATTATCCTGCAGAAATCAGAGCTCCTGCCGGAACCTTATATGGCGTTAGCGGATTTCAATTGCATTTCAGCAGTGAAGAAATTCATACACCTGGAGATATTCCGGATGTTTTGGTTGCAATGAATCCGGCTGCTCTAAAGAAAAACTTACCTGAAATTAAACGAAACGGATTAATAATTGTTAATTCGGACGCGTTCGATAAAAAGAATTTAAAATTAGCTGAATTTGAAACTAATCCACTTGAAGATAATTCATTAGACGGCTATGAAGTTATGGATATTCCAATAACATCATTAACTTTTTCGGCATTGGAAGAAAGTCCGTTAAGCCAAAAGGAAAAATCCAGATGTAAAAACTTTTTTGCATTGGGTTTAATGTATTGGTTATATAATCGTCCAATTGAACAAACTATAAATTGGATTGAAGCAAAGTTTAAAAATAATCCCGATTTTATTGATGCGAACAAAAAAGCATTAATGGCTGGATATAATTTTGGTGATATTACTGAAAGATTTACAACTCGTTATACAATTGAACCCGCAAAATTAAAATCAGGTATTTATAGAAATATTTCCGGTAATGAAGCTACCGCATTAGGATTTGTTGTAGCGGCGGAAAAAGCCGGCTTGCCATTATTTTTAGGCTCATATCCAATAACGCCCGCATCCGATATTTTACAATATTTAAGTAAGTATAAAGAATTCGGCGTTAAAACTTTTCAAGCCGAAGATGAAATATCAGGTATCGCTTCTGCTATTGGTGCTGCGTTCGGCGGAAGTTTAGCAATTACAACAACCAGCGGTCCGGGTTTGGCGCTTAAAACAGAAGCTACAGGTTTAGCAGTTATGACAGAATTGCCTTTAGTAATTGTAAATGTGCAAAGAGGCGGACCAAGCACAGGGTTGCCCACAAAAACCGAACAAGCTGATTTACTTCAAGCTTTGTATGGAAGAAATGGCGAAGCTCCGGTTGCAGTGCTTGCCGCGTCAACTCCAAGTGATTGTTTTGATATGTCTATCGAGGCGTCAAGATTGGCATTGACTTTTATGAGCCCAGTTATTTTATTGACTGATGGATATTTAGCAAATGGTTCCGAGCCTTGGAAAATTCCAAGTGTAGATTCTATTCCAGAAATTCCTGTTAAATTTTATACAGATGCTGAGAATTTCGAACCTTATTCAAGGGATGAAAATTTAGTAAGGCCATGGGCAATTCCCGGAACGCCCGGATTAGAACATAGAATAGGCGGACTTGAAAAAGCTAATATTACAGGAAACGTAAGTTATGATCCCGATAACCATTTTGAGATGATCAAAATAAGAGAACAGAAAATTAAAAATATGAGCAAATCAATTCCAGATTTGGAAATTGAAGGTGACGAAGATGCGGATTTAATTGTAATTGGATGGGGCGGAACATACGGCGCAATAAAAGAAGCAGTTAGCCACTCTCGTAAGAAAGGTTTTAAAGTTGCGCAAGCTCACTTTAAATACATTAACCCAATGCCGAAAAATACTGAACAAGTTTTAAGAAGTTATAAGAATATACTATTACCTGAAATCAATTTGGGTCAGTTTGCAAAAGTATTAAAAAGCGAATTTCTCATTCCGATCATTCAGTTTAATATAGTAAGAGGTTTGCCGTTTAGAGTCAGCGATATTGAAAATAAGATTAAGGAAGTTTTAGGAGGTAATAATGAGTAG
- a CDS encoding PspC domain-containing protein, which yields MEKKLYRSRSKKVIAGIGGGLGDYMGVDPVIIRILLILFTIFHGIGILVYIILWIVIQEEPYQNLNNEINSASNANYSGEEKNTEFELKTPPPPIATVTPNSSNKGRIIFGTVLIGIGFIFLFDRFIPSFDFEVIFMSGLILLGLFLIFNSTNKAEKKP from the coding sequence ATGGAAAAAAAACTTTATCGTTCACGAAGTAAAAAAGTAATTGCCGGCATTGGCGGAGGATTGGGAGATTATATGGGTGTCGATCCGGTAATAATTAGAATCCTTCTAATTTTATTTACAATTTTTCATGGAATTGGGATTTTAGTATATATAATTCTTTGGATTGTAATTCAAGAAGAACCCTATCAAAATTTGAATAATGAAATCAATTCAGCTTCAAATGCAAATTATTCCGGTGAAGAAAAAAATACGGAATTTGAACTTAAGACTCCGCCGCCGCCGATTGCAACCGTAACTCCAAATTCATCCAACAAAGGAAGAATTATATTTGGCACGGTTTTAATTGGAATAGGTTTTATATTTTTATTCGATAGATTTATTCCTTCATTTGATTTTGAAGTTATTTTTATGTCGGGATTAATTTTATTGGGATTGTTTTTAATATTTAATTCAACTAATAAAGCAGAGAAAAAACCATGA